Proteins found in one Plasmodium knowlesi strain H genome assembly, chromosome: 12 genomic segment:
- a CDS encoding stromal-processing peptidase, putative, translated as MIKIDGIILLYLSVLNLVCCLNSNLSKSAYILYTPKSTKRYKAPFRRWNSPQNNNTNELKEDDDLIKYELPNRLTNIIYKKRKNKNKKMYILNNEKHIILPSHKISNEYKNYTNPIDYNYEEMHVYMEVNTGSVNEKKNQQGISHLCEHVSYMGSKNRKNIIDKNIRTNAYTDFHHIVFYISVSLNKELYKENSLAHFQYENVVENVRQDQIEDYDIYTVDEFNYKHAILSNCIDTMVEVLKGETQFNRERIIKEKKAIFSEYSIINTVEYKMNSDIIKTLHKENRLSHRLPIGKLELLKRYEPKDIKKYFDLFFRTENVNLYIYGDVNVDIARKLVSEKFQDIKKEDLTPDDIKYLAILNDNTLRSRNKNLPAIVHMYGADYSVKGEPENGSLNGPDSKMDEVCGGEYVIGGTDTGKEKVHTNIDSTPGDKKDAPKNVENGSNNPPLDEEYPDDNILDARKLNEFRNKFQNEAMSELKFRAYLSEKYKPNLEEEKILNKSGKKGNLTTDFEIIKYSLNNVNINILMKEEIKSIRTMEDYRNYVMKDVMFYCLSFRFNVYKRDLFNSIDINEYTNINEGATIRTVEIKTTTKSFAEAVKAFYNFIKSLLAHGFSNDELQNYRANEIQYEDVGGGSGEGDSSSASGGGTKQMKLVHPEKEEEEQILETRMNEMYTDEIQKIIDYNSCKHVYLNEKREKKLKREIFDNLKIEQVNSFAKNYFQYLFNIFKEHTNFKPNCVIIHVPHLDFNSFDKDQVKKLFLDNINSVSDVPNFSLSFQNTLLSHKYVYENITKNLHMARYVNSRAEHPPREDIFTGILHKISQVKRDEQPLLCVLTGVNKLDKNGTAPLVYTAPNFPLFRTCYDFDAENNVGRVKHGKDAPQGTHLRHPTQGKEHIKLDEPLTQLTIRETEGRVNLKKYVQVERNQREVENYQLANGIKVNLYKTQIDKKNIYLRLIIPHNDILKKKKKNVFPLLFSVICLFEGGEIENISRENVEIHCSNRSINICIDINDEYFFIDIYTYNKHENMNSAFSILNNILLQTRIEESALNRVVDKLRKDFYEYKNNLQSFLLGQTISYLSDGAMGYQNFDLREAEEMSLEKVQKMLKHLFSNPSLLELTVVGDISDFVHYYVMHYIGTLPFKREEEPLNGNEIAVEGVISQQVNSPGDENNPTYNDTHNGRDPLQDEYSLLCPLQNFEQKIKQATYVYLKEKEDHAVFLLIGKSANHFGFLSNGVHISLYLLQFLKQVLYHEMEDENVEKNTTSEGLTQLVNHINIEKYKKEDITELITNKKKLYTNPLFFNAVSYIIQYILNSKLFHYLREKKELTYDSSFEFINYEKYFAGFFTLLVQTNPKDLKIIKNEVLSSFENFTKNFYNYSDYLIENAKLSYLNKKTKDLKFFVDKISGMQLTHFPLKYKNNLLLRDNLILSKIEKIDILLAVYVLFNQTSSYHISCGIASPKDIWAKVYRNINEL; from the exons ACGAACGAACTAAAAGAAGACGATGATTTAATCAAGTACGAACTCCCCAACCGCCTGACCAACATCatctacaaaaaaagaaaaaacaaaaataaaaaaatgtacattttaaaTAACGAAAAACACATCATATTACCTTCTCACAAAATTTCAAATGAATACAAGAATTACACAAATCCAATTGACTACAATTACGAGGAGATGCATGTGTACATGGAAGTGAACACTGGCAGtgtgaatgaaaagaaaaatcagcAAGGGATAAGTCACCTCTGTGAGCATGTCTCCTACATGGGTTCAAA aaatcgaaaaaatattatagaCAAAAATATTCGGACGAATGCATACACCGATTTTCACCACATCGTCTTCTACATAAGCGTGAGCCTGAACAAAGAACTATACAAAGAAAACTCCCTAGCCCACTTCCAGTACGAAAATGTCGTAGAAAATGTTAGGCAAGATCAAATTGAAGATTACGATATTTACACAGTAGACGAATTTAACTACAAGCATGCCATCCTCTCCAACTGCATCGACACCATGGTGGAAGTactaaaaggagaaacacaATTCAACAGGGAACGAATTattaaggagaagaaggcaaTTTTTTCAGAATACAGTATTATCAACACGGTGGAATATAAAATGAATTCAGACATAATTAAAACGTTGCACAAGGAAAACAG ACTGAGCCACCGACTTCCCATCGGGAAGCTGGAGCTGCTAAAGAGGTACGAACCCAAGGACATCAAAAAATACTTTGACCTTTTCTTCAGAACGGAAAATGTCAACCTGTACATCTACGGAGATGTCAACGTGGACATAGCTCGAAAATTGGTGAGCGAAAAATTTCAGGACATTAAGAAGGAGGATCTAACACCGGACGACATTAAATACCTGGCCATTCTAAATGACAACACTTTGCGATCGAGAAATAAAAACCTACCCGCAATTGTCCATATGTATGGAGCTGATTATTCAGTAAAGGGCGAACCGGAAAATGGCTCTTTAAATGGACCAGACAGTAAAATGGATGAAGTGTGTGGAGGGGAATATGTCATAGGAGGTACCGACAcgggaaaagagaaggtacACACAAATATAGATAGCACACCGGGCGATAAGAAAGACGCACccaaaaatgttgaaaaCGGTTCCAACAATCCCCCCCTGGACGAAGAATACCCAGATGACAACATCCTCGACGCACGCAAACTGAACGAATTCCGAAACAAATTTCAAAACGAAGCCATGAGCGAGCTGAAATTTAGGGCCTACCTCAGCGAAAAGTACAAACCAaatttggaagaagaaaaaattctgaacaagtcaggtaaaaaaggaaacctcACAACAGATTttgaaattataaaatattctttaaATAATGTCAACATAAATATACtgatgaaggaggaaataaaaagcatTCGAACGATGGAGGATTACAGAAATTATGTCATGAAGGATGTTATGTTTTATTGTTTGTCTTTCCGTTTTAACGTGTACAAGAGAGATTTATTTAACAGCATAGATATTAATGAGTACACAAATATTAACGAAGGAGCCACCATCAGAACGGTGGAAATAAAGACGACGACAAAGTCGTTCGCGGAAGCTGTGAAagctttttataatttcattAAAAGTTTGCTAGCCCACGGATTTAGCAATGATGAGTTACAAAATTATCGGGCCAACGAGATTCAGTACGAGGATGTAGGTGGAGGCAGCGGCGAAGGCGATTCCAGCTCAGCCAGTGGCGGAGGAACAAAACAGATGAAGCTCGTGCACccagagaaggaagaggaagaacaaatcTTGGAAACCCGAATGAACGAAATGTACACAGATGAAATACAGAAAATTATCGACTACAATTCTTGCAAACATGTTTACCTTAAtgagaagagggaaaaaaaacttaagcGGGAaatttttgataatttaaaaatagaaCAAGTTAATTCCTTTgccaaaaattattttcaatatTTGTTTAACATATTCAAGGAGCATACGAATTTTAAGCCTAACTGTGTTATTATCCATGTTCCACACTTAGATTTCAATTCTTTCGACAAGGATCAAGTGAAGAAGCTGTTCCTAGACAACATCAATTCGGTATCCGACGTTCCAAACTTTTCATTAAGCTTTCAGAACACATTACTAtcacataaatatgtatatgaaaatatcacaaaaaatttgcacatgGCTAGGTACGTTAATTCCAGGGCGGAACACCCACCCAGGGAAGACATATTCACGGGCATCCTTCACAAGATCAGTCAGGTGAAAAGGGACGAGCAGCCCCTTCTGTGCGTCCTCACTGGTGTGAACAAACTAGACAAGAATGGCACCGCACCCCTCGTGTACACTGCGCCCAATTTTCCCCTCTTCCGAACGTGCTATGACTTCGATGCGGAGAACAATGTGGGACGAGTCAAGCATGGGAAGGACGCCCCCCAGGGCACACACCTAAGGCACCCTACGCAGGGAAAAGAGCATATCAAACTGGATGAACCTCTCACCCAGCTGACCATCCGAGAAACCGAGGGCAGAGTCAACCTGAAAAAATACGTGCAGGTGGAGAGAAACCAAAGAGAAGTCGAAAACTACCAACTGGCAAATGGCATCAAAGTGAATTTATACAAAACACAAatagacaaaaaaaacatataccTCAGATTAATCATACCACATAATGacatattgaaaaaaaaaaaaaaaaacgtcttCCCCTTATTATTCTCAGTTATATGTCTATTCGAGGGAGGAGAAATAGAAAACATCAGTCGTGAAAACGTCGAAATTCATTGTAGCAATAGGagcataaatatatgcatCGATATTAATgacgaatatttttttatcgatATTTATACGTATAATAAACACGAAAATATGAATTCAGCCTTTTCCATACTTAACAATATTTTATTGCAAACACGGATTGAAGAGTCTGCCCTTAACAGGGTCGTGGACAAACTACGGAAGGATTTCTACGAATATAAGAACAATCTCCAG TCCTTCCTCCTGGGACAAACCATCTCTTACCTCTCCGATGGAGCGATGGGCTACCAAAACTTTGACCTGCGGGAAGCCGAAGAAATGTCTCTGGAAAAGGTGCAGAAGATGCTAAAGCACCTGTTTAGCAACCCCTCCCTGCTTGAGCTTACCGTTGTAGGAGACATATCCGATTTTGTGCACTACTACGTGATGCATTACATTGGAACGCTTCCATTTAAAAGAGAGGAGGAACCCCTGAATGGAAACGAAATAGCAGTGGAAGGAGTAATTTCCCAACAGGTGAATTCCCCTGGTGATGAAAACAACCCAACGTACAACGACACGCACAACGGAAGGGACCCCCTACAAGATGAGTACTCCCTCCTGTGCCCACTTCAAAACTtcgaacaaaaaataaaacaagcCACCTACGtgtatttaaaagaaaaagaagatcacgccgttttcctcctcatcggAAAGAGTGCCAACCACTTTGGCTTCCTCTCCAATGGGGTGCACATATCGCTATACTTACTACAATTTCTAAAACAGGTTCTATATCATGAAATGGAAGatgaaaatgtagaaaaaaacacCACAAGTGAAGGACTCACACAACTTGTAAATCACATCAACatagaaaaatacaaaaaggaagacatCACCGAATTAattacaaacaaaaaaaaattatataccaACCCATTATTTTTCAATGCAGTATCATACATCATTCAGTACATACTGAATAGTAAATTATTTCACTatttaagagaaaaaaaagaattaacttatgattcttcctttgaatttataaattatgaaaaatattttgcagGATTTTTTACCTTACTTGTTCAGACAAATCCCaaagatttaaaaattataaaaaatgaagttctTTCTagttttgaaaattttacaaaaaatttttataactACTCTGATTACTTAATAGAAAATGCCAAATTATcttatttaaataaaaaaacaaaagatttgaaattttttgtcGATAAAATTTCAGGCATGCAATTAACCCATTTCCCATtaaagtataaaaataatttactcCTCAGGGATAATCTTATCCTAAGTAAAATCGAAAAGATAGACATCCTCTTGGCCGTATATGTCCTCTTTAATCAGACCTCAAGTTATCACATATCCTGTGGAATTGCATCTCCGAAGGATATTTGGGCGAAAGTTTACAGAAACATAAATGAGTTGTAA